One region of Marivirga arenosa genomic DNA includes:
- a CDS encoding phage holin family protein gives MDLTEFIIRLLLSAVAVFLSAKLLSGIKLESFGQAIMVAIILGIVNAVVKPILVFFTIPITIITLGLFLLVINALMIMLVDKILKGFVVKSFWWAFFFSIILSVLNAILQSLF, from the coding sequence ATGGACTTAACAGAATTTATAATTCGTTTATTATTATCGGCTGTTGCAGTGTTTTTAAGTGCTAAATTATTATCTGGCATTAAGCTAGAAAGCTTTGGTCAGGCTATTATGGTGGCGATCATTTTAGGAATCGTTAATGCAGTCGTCAAGCCTATATTGGTATTTTTCACCATCCCGATTACGATTATTACTTTAGGCCTTTTCCTACTGGTAATCAATGCATTAATGATCATGTTGGTGGATAAAATATTGAAGGGATTCGTGGTAAAAAGTTTCTGGTGGGCTTTCTTCTTTAGCATCATCCTATCGGTTCTGAATGCGATTTTACAGTCACTTTTTTGA